Proteins encoded in a region of the Microcoleus sp. bin38.metabat.b11b12b14.051 genome:
- a CDS encoding alpha/beta hydrolase: MQSQAAASKHTLSTVVNGSSQTAAYLDIGRGKPLLLLHGFFGEKKCWLPLIELLQSQFRCISLDMLGFGESSKPQIQYDVAVEVAFVRQVVEQLNIEPCTIIGHSFGGWVASAYALKYPNSVSSLVLAAPAGIRDDSFCGQYDALRPLLWQTPVVDWALQLAKPFASLARKSDKLQEISGWRRELMYQPVARSFLMSRMRPEDAVDTVEKEVHKLQIPTLVIAAMGDETIPLWHCQTYANEIPGAELAIIPNATHGLPQTQAPIMAKLICSFLNN, translated from the coding sequence ATGCAGTCTCAAGCAGCAGCAAGCAAGCACACTTTAAGTACAGTTGTCAACGGCAGCAGCCAAACAGCCGCCTACCTCGACATCGGGAGAGGCAAACCCTTATTGCTGCTGCACGGTTTCTTTGGAGAAAAAAAATGCTGGCTGCCATTAATTGAATTATTGCAATCTCAGTTTCGGTGCATCAGTTTAGATATGTTGGGCTTTGGAGAATCCAGCAAACCACAAATCCAGTACGACGTAGCCGTAGAAGTTGCCTTCGTGCGGCAAGTTGTAGAACAACTAAACATCGAACCCTGCACCATCATCGGACATTCTTTTGGCGGTTGGGTAGCATCTGCATATGCCCTCAAATATCCTAATTCTGTCAGCAGTTTAGTATTAGCAGCACCTGCGGGAATTCGGGACGACAGTTTTTGCGGTCAGTACGATGCTTTGCGCCCCTTGCTGTGGCAAACCCCAGTCGTCGATTGGGCATTGCAGTTGGCAAAACCTTTTGCTAGTTTAGCCCGAAAAAGTGACAAATTGCAGGAAATTTCCGGGTGGCGCAGGGAGTTAATGTATCAGCCAGTAGCAAGGTCATTTTTAATGAGCCGGATGCGGCCGGAAGACGCAGTTGATACCGTAGAAAAAGAAGTTCATAAATTGCAAATTCCTACATTAGTCATCGCAGCTATGGGCGACGAAACAATTCCTCTATGGCACTGCCAAACCTACGCTAACGAGATACCGGGAGCAGAGTTAGCAATTATTCCCAATGCTACTCACGGATTGCCACAAACTCAAGCTCCTATCATGGCAAAATTGATTTGTAGTTTTTTGAATAATTAA
- a CDS encoding BamA/TamA family outer membrane protein, producing the protein MRIPIIAFLSLAAVAGGELVARAIDLNVPPAEVEVAEKTAEIDRRDACPTRDQREDHEVTLTVRDLPTSIDRRDACPTMVASDEVAVAPEVRSPSIKFDRPKDFTSVLPTPATIATTSEIPEAVNRNAGELAGTAQISQAPNPEGLYVAEVKIRFVNSRDEAVDKQGNPIKGRVSEDFIRGELQLKAGDNYSPQVVRSDLQQLQQLGLFDKVTVATEAAGTDINVIYNVQERSARSFGASVTLSDDVGVAVPLSYVDRTFGSNGQRLSVEIAPSLRGIEYDVQFVSPYVAADDRLGYSVRGFGDRRISEIFNKDINLPNGDRVREIRMGGNLAVTRPLGDWRGTLGLNYTNISTRDRNLNIARRDELGNPLTFSGAGVDELYTVSFGAVRDRRNNPFNPTSGSILSLSTEQSIPLGRGNIVSNRLLANYIQYVPVTLLGISESETLPEMLAFNLQGGTVIGDLPPTEAFRLGGRNSVRGYDGGEIGSGRSYFLASGEYRFPVGEDVGGVLFVDFASDLGTGDSVLGKPAVVRGKPGTGAGVGLGVRVRSSLGLIRLDVGVSDAGDIKFILGTKQRF; encoded by the coding sequence ATGCGAATTCCGATTATTGCTTTTTTGAGTCTGGCGGCGGTGGCTGGTGGGGAATTGGTGGCGCGGGCGATCGATCTGAATGTCCCACCGGCTGAGGTGGAGGTTGCAGAAAAAACCGCAGAGATTGACAGGCGAGACGCCTGTCCCACAAGGGATCAGAGGGAGGATCATGAGGTGACTCTAACTGTGCGGGATTTGCCGACATCCATTGACAGGCGAGACGCCTGTCCCACAATGGTGGCATCTGATGAGGTTGCAGTTGCTCCAGAAGTTCGATCGCCCTCAATCAAGTTTGATCGCCCTAAAGATTTTACATCTGTGTTACCAACTCCAGCAACCATAGCTACCACCAGCGAAATCCCGGAAGCTGTCAACCGCAACGCCGGAGAGTTAGCTGGTACTGCACAAATCAGTCAAGCGCCAAATCCTGAGGGCCTTTATGTAGCCGAGGTGAAAATTCGCTTTGTTAATTCCCGAGACGAAGCTGTGGATAAACAAGGGAATCCGATTAAAGGTAGAGTTTCGGAAGATTTTATCCGAGGTGAGCTCCAACTCAAGGCGGGGGATAATTACAGCCCGCAAGTTGTGCGATCGGATTTGCAGCAGTTGCAGCAGTTGGGATTGTTTGACAAGGTGACTGTTGCAACTGAAGCAGCGGGGACGGATATTAATGTAATTTACAATGTCCAAGAGCGATCGGCTCGTTCTTTTGGCGCGAGTGTTACTCTGAGTGATGATGTTGGTGTTGCTGTTCCTCTTTCCTATGTCGATCGCACTTTCGGCAGCAACGGACAGCGCCTGTCGGTGGAAATTGCGCCGAGTCTCCGAGGTATCGAGTACGATGTCCAGTTTGTCAGCCCTTACGTTGCGGCTGATGACCGTTTGGGATACAGTGTCAGAGGTTTTGGCGATCGCAGAATCTCGGAAATTTTCAACAAGGATATTAATTTGCCCAACGGCGATCGAGTTCGGGAAATTCGGATGGGCGGAAATCTCGCTGTTACGCGACCTTTGGGCGATTGGCGCGGAACTTTGGGACTCAATTATACCAATATCAGCACGCGCGATCGCAATTTAAATATTGCCCGCCGCGACGAACTCGGCAATCCTCTCACATTCAGCGGTGCGGGCGTTGACGAGTTATACACTGTGTCTTTCGGCGCGGTGCGCGATCGGCGAAACAATCCCTTCAACCCCACCAGCGGCTCGATTCTCAGCCTCAGCACCGAGCAGTCGATACCTCTGGGGCGAGGTAACATTGTGAGCAACCGCCTGCTGGCAAATTATATACAATATGTACCAGTAACTTTACTCGGCATCAGCGAGTCGGAAACTTTGCCAGAAATGTTGGCTTTTAACTTGCAAGGCGGGACGGTAATTGGAGATTTGCCACCGACGGAAGCATTTCGCCTCGGGGGCCGCAATTCTGTGCGGGGTTACGACGGTGGGGAAATTGGCAGCGGGCGCAGTTATTTCTTGGCTTCGGGCGAATATCGGTTTCCTGTGGGCGAGGATGTAGGCGGCGTGCTATTTGTAGATTTTGCGTCGGATTTGGGCACGGGTGACAGCGTGTTGGGAAAACCGGCGGTAGTTAGGGGCAAACCTGGGACTGGGGCTGGTGTTGGTTTGGGTGTGAGGGTGCGATCGTCCTTGGGATTAATTCGCTTAGATGTGGGTGTTAGCGATGCGGGCGACATCAAATTTATCCTCGGTACAAAACAGCGATTTTAA
- a CDS encoding vanadium-dependent haloperoxidase encodes MNPEALNILTAENLLPSQGALGAKFSRIDLPKTIEMGDRAQVNVTVTNQGSAAITGPVTVKLYASTDDVIDRAPDGKLVNDCLLTSTIKQLSLQPGQSTTVKLKYANNTSVGAPGACNLIAEIEQNNGTKQISQLISAPGSDVVLDWNATALNAIQAEGKAGRGVPPTLGSRLLAITSLSVYDAVNAFDRTHNSYAVNTPAPAGASREAAAAGAAHKALVALLPNQTALFDRQLALSLAEINDTPQAEADGVAFGNFVADTIIASRTNDGSSNNAPYVPPAGDYVWRPKTEGPTKGVALGANWGKVKPFAIPDTAAFAPNGLDGVPGSDRFVQDLEEVRQLGGKQTTANTTVTRTPDQTEIAFFWADDRPDTFRPYGQLNQIAEEVAMREERSVPENARLFAELNVALADAAIVAWDAKYNGKVIQPRPDDLITGGFAANHGISGTVTDPEWEPLLNPTPPFPDYISGHSTFAGAFAGVMTNFFGENYSFSAVSQEMPGVTRTYNSFYDAAYDDAISRVYGGIHVRESTVDDALPTGLAVGNFVAQNLFKTVV; translated from the coding sequence ATGAATCCAGAAGCTCTAAATATACTAACTGCTGAAAATTTACTTCCCTCCCAAGGGGCTTTAGGAGCTAAATTTAGCAGGATCGATTTACCCAAGACTATTGAGATGGGCGATCGAGCGCAAGTTAACGTAACCGTGACAAATCAAGGCTCCGCAGCTATCACAGGCCCCGTCACAGTCAAACTCTACGCTTCTACAGACGACGTTATCGATCGCGCCCCAGACGGCAAATTAGTCAACGATTGCTTGCTTACCTCGACTATCAAACAACTCAGCTTGCAGCCGGGACAATCCACAACAGTTAAATTGAAGTATGCCAACAACACCTCAGTGGGAGCTCCAGGGGCTTGTAACCTGATTGCCGAAATTGAGCAAAACAACGGCACCAAACAAATCTCGCAACTAATTTCTGCACCAGGAAGCGATGTAGTCCTCGACTGGAATGCGACTGCTTTAAATGCGATCCAAGCTGAAGGGAAAGCGGGGCGGGGCGTACCGCCTACTTTAGGATCGCGCTTGCTAGCGATTACCTCCCTCTCGGTTTACGATGCAGTCAATGCGTTCGATCGCACTCACAACTCCTACGCCGTCAACACACCCGCCCCCGCCGGCGCATCCCGAGAAGCAGCAGCAGCAGGCGCAGCCCACAAAGCATTAGTCGCGCTGCTACCGAATCAAACAGCATTATTCGATCGACAACTCGCGCTATCCTTAGCAGAAATCAACGACACGCCACAAGCAGAAGCCGATGGAGTCGCCTTTGGGAACTTCGTCGCCGACACCATCATCGCCTCCCGCACTAACGACGGTTCCAGCAACAACGCCCCTTATGTTCCCCCAGCCGGCGATTACGTTTGGCGCCCGAAAACAGAAGGCCCCACCAAAGGCGTAGCGCTGGGCGCCAACTGGGGGAAAGTTAAACCCTTTGCAATTCCAGACACCGCAGCATTTGCACCAAACGGCTTAGATGGCGTACCCGGAAGCGATCGCTTCGTGCAAGACTTAGAAGAAGTTCGACAGTTGGGCGGCAAACAGACTACCGCAAACACCACCGTAACGCGGACTCCCGACCAAACCGAAATCGCTTTTTTCTGGGCGGACGATCGCCCCGACACTTTCCGACCCTACGGACAATTAAACCAAATTGCCGAAGAAGTCGCCATGCGCGAGGAAAGATCCGTCCCGGAAAATGCCCGCTTGTTTGCTGAGTTGAACGTCGCTTTGGCCGATGCAGCAATTGTCGCGTGGGACGCCAAATACAACGGGAAAGTAATTCAACCGCGCCCAGACGATTTGATTACCGGCGGATTTGCGGCCAACCACGGCATTTCAGGAACCGTAACCGATCCGGAATGGGAACCTCTTCTCAATCCAACTCCGCCATTCCCAGATTACATCTCGGGACATTCAACTTTTGCCGGTGCATTTGCGGGAGTGATGACGAACTTTTTTGGTGAAAACTACTCATTTAGCGCAGTTTCCCAAGAAATGCCCGGTGTAACGCGCACTTACAACAGTTTTTACGATGCTGCATACGATGACGCGATCAGTCGCGTTTACGGCGGCATTCACGTGCGCGAGTCTACGGTTGACGATGCACTGCCAACTGGTTTGGCGGTGGGCAATTTCGTCGCGCAAAATCTGTTTAAGACAGTGGTTTAA
- a CDS encoding serine hydrolase, which produces MAERFPKRSILSVMSSLASANSGPKPPKSGAATESGKSGRRRPPQAPNSNPEIPTSQPAIFPPQPTRAPRSRANSPAPSPAELSAQDFLSNPQSAINPKKPKTAKIGQAKSRQPRKKGLAAVDMFAFPEPNAPVETPASNPISEPQTKTPPAPSKNRSSTPPASIPDQVTPANVKKAPVPKPRPQRSQRPGKRSATRNVPPLVYATRLLILGVGIAVICGTLLSVVNAVSRSSVATQETPAGEKNPADSAVAAPAAPEALQLNQEIAALKTQVQVIATENPTLTAGIFLVDLDTGSYLNFNGDAAFASASTIKVPILVAFFQAVDEGKIQLDQMLTLKPEHIVGGSGDMQDDAPGQKYSALEVAKKMIVVSDNTATNMMVELLGGAEVLNQHFASWGLRATVLRNKLPDLEGTNTSSPKDLINIIAQVDRGNLVSVKSRDRILQIMRQTKNDSLLPRGLGEGAVIAHKTGNINTMLADAGMVDLPNGKRYLVAVMVKHPPETEKPAQSLIRDISRMSYRYLNDGETAAESKVKIKN; this is translated from the coding sequence GTGGCAGAGCGGTTTCCCAAACGATCGATATTATCAGTGATGTCCTCGCTAGCCTCTGCCAACTCCGGCCCAAAGCCGCCTAAATCCGGCGCTGCAACTGAGTCTGGCAAATCCGGCCGCCGTCGCCCTCCTCAAGCGCCAAACAGCAATCCGGAAATTCCCACATCACAACCTGCGATTTTTCCACCCCAACCAACCCGCGCCCCCAGAAGTAGAGCCAATTCTCCCGCACCTTCCCCCGCAGAATTGAGCGCACAGGACTTTTTGTCCAATCCCCAATCAGCAATTAATCCCAAAAAACCCAAAACCGCTAAAATTGGTCAGGCCAAGAGCCGCCAACCTCGCAAAAAAGGCCTTGCTGCTGTCGATATGTTCGCTTTTCCCGAACCGAATGCGCCTGTAGAGACTCCCGCCAGCAATCCCATCAGCGAGCCCCAGACGAAGACTCCCCCGGCACCTAGCAAAAATCGCTCCAGTACCCCTCCAGCGAGCATTCCCGACCAGGTAACACCCGCAAATGTCAAAAAAGCCCCGGTGCCGAAACCGCGCCCCCAAAGAAGCCAGAGACCGGGGAAACGTTCTGCAACTCGGAACGTGCCGCCGTTGGTGTACGCTACTCGGTTGCTGATTTTGGGAGTTGGGATAGCGGTGATTTGCGGTACGCTGCTGTCGGTGGTGAATGCTGTGAGTCGATCGAGTGTAGCGACACAGGAAACCCCCGCAGGCGAGAAAAACCCAGCCGATAGCGCAGTTGCTGCCCCAGCCGCCCCAGAAGCATTGCAACTAAATCAAGAAATAGCAGCTTTGAAAACACAAGTTCAGGTGATAGCAACAGAAAATCCAACTTTAACAGCGGGAATATTTCTAGTTGATTTAGATACTGGAAGCTACCTAAATTTTAACGGCGATGCTGCTTTTGCTTCAGCGAGCACGATTAAAGTACCGATTTTAGTGGCTTTTTTCCAAGCAGTAGATGAAGGCAAAATCCAGCTAGATCAGATGCTGACGCTAAAACCAGAACACATTGTCGGCGGTTCTGGGGATATGCAAGACGATGCACCGGGCCAGAAGTATTCCGCTTTGGAAGTTGCCAAAAAAATGATTGTTGTCAGCGACAATACGGCGACAAATATGATGGTTGAATTGTTGGGAGGTGCCGAGGTTTTGAACCAGCATTTTGCAAGCTGGGGATTGAGGGCGACAGTGCTACGCAATAAGTTGCCGGATTTGGAGGGAACGAATACTAGCAGCCCGAAGGATTTGATCAATATTATCGCTCAAGTCGATCGCGGAAATTTGGTTTCTGTCAAATCGCGCGATCGAATTTTGCAAATCATGCGCCAAACCAAAAACGATAGTTTGCTACCAAGAGGCTTGGGTGAAGGAGCAGTAATTGCTCACAAAACCGGCAACATCAATACAATGCTAGCCGATGCGGGGATGGTGGATTTGCCAAACGGGAAGCGTTATTTAGTAGCCGTGATGGTAAAACATCCGCCGGAAACCGAGAAACCAGCTCAAAGTTTAATTAGAGATATTTCTCGCATGAGTTACCGCTATTTGAACGACGGGGAAACAGCCGCCGAGTCAAAAGTGAAAATTAAAAATTAA